From one Brachypodium distachyon strain Bd21 chromosome 4, Brachypodium_distachyon_v3.0, whole genome shotgun sequence genomic stretch:
- the LOC100834129 gene encoding ubiquitin carboxyl-terminal hydrolase 12 isoform X1 — MTMMTPPPLEQQQEDEEMLVPHQELPAADAAQPMEVVAQTEPVSMAENQPPEDPQTSRFTWTIDNFTRLSGKKHYSDVFVVGGFKWRVLIFPKGNNVEHLSMYLDVADSGNLPYGWSRYAQFSLAIVNQVHQKYTTRKDTQHQFNARESDWGFTSFMPLSELYDPSRGYLLNDTVVIEAEVAVRKMVDYWTYDSKKETGYVGLKNQGATCYMNSLLQTLYHIPYFRKAVYHMPTTENDMPSGSIPLALQSLFYKLQYSDNSVATKELTKSFGWDTYDSFMQHDVQELNRVLCEKLEDKMKGTVVEGTIEQLFEGHHINYIECINVDYKSNRKESFYDLQLDVKGCRDVYASFDKYVEVESLDGDNKYQAEQHGLQDAKKGVLFLDFPPVLQLQLKRFEYDYMRDTMVKINDRYEFPLQLDLDRDDGKYLTPDADRSIRNLYTLHSVLVHSGGVHGGHYYAFIRPTLSDQWYKFDDERVTKEDTKKALEEQYGGEEELPQVNPGFNNTPFKFTKYSNAYMLVYIRESDKEKIMCNVDEKDIAEHLRIRLKKEQEEKEHKKKEKAEAHLYTIIKVARDEDLKEQIGKNIYFDLVDHEKVRSFRIQKQLPFTSFKEEVAKEYGIPVQSQRFWLWAKRQNHTYRPNRPLAPHEETQSVGQLREVSNKAHNAELKLFLEVELGLDLRPIRPPEKSKEDILLFFKLYNPEKEELRFVGRLFVKALGKPSDILTKLNEMAGFSPNEEIELYEEIKFEPHVMCEHIDKKLTFRSSQLEDGDIICFQKPSVPDADTQLRYAEVPSFLEYVHNRQVVHFRCLEKPKEDDFCLELSKLHTYDDVVERVASQLSLDDPSKIRLTSHNCYSQQPKPQPIRYRGVEHLLDMLVHYNQTSDILYYEVLDIPLPELQCLKTLKVAFHHATKEEVVIHSIRLPKNSTISDVITDLKTKVELSNTDAELRLLEVFYHKIYKIFPLQEKIENINDQYWTLRAEEIPEEEKNLAPHDRLIHVYHFMKDPNQNQQIQNFGDPFLLVIREGETASEVMERVRRKLRVLDEEFSKWKLAFISMNRPEYIQDTDVVSARFQRRDVYGAWEQYLGLEHTDTTPKRSYTANQNRHTYEKPVKIYN; from the exons ATGACTATGATGACCCCTCCCCCTCTCGAG cagcagcaggaagaCGAAGAGATGCTCGTGCCGCACCAggagctccccgccgccgacgccgcgcaGCCAATGGAAG TGGTGGCGCAGACCGAACCTGTGTCTATGGCGGAGAACCAGCCACCGGAGGACCCACAGACGTCCCGGTTCACCTGGACGATCGACAACTTCACCAGACTCAGCGGAAAGAAGCACTACTCGGATGTGTTTGTCGTTGGTGGATTTAAATG GCGTGTGCTGATCTTCCCCAAGGGAAATAATGTGGAGCATCTCTCGATGTACTTGGATGTTGCGGACTCGGGGAACCTCCCGTATGGTTGGAGCCGGTATGCTCAGTTCAGCTTGGCCATTGTAAACCAGGTCCACCAGAAGTATACGACACGTAAAG ATACTCAACATCAATTTAATGCACGCGAGAGTGATTGGGGTTTCACATCTTTTATGCCTTTGAGTGAGCTTTATGACCCAAGTAGGGGCTATCTTCTGAATGACACCGTTGTTATCGAAGCTGAGGTTGCCGTTCGCAAAATGGTTGACTATTGGACTTATGACTCAAAAAAGGAGACAGGTTATGTTGGTCTCAAGAATCAGGGAGCTACCTGTTATATGAATTCTCTTCTGCAGACATTGTACCATATACCATACTTCAGGAAG GCGGTATATCACATGCCAACTACTGAGAATGACATGCCATCTGGAAGCATTCCTTTAGCTCTGCAGAGCCTTTTTTACAAGCTCCAGTATAGTGACAACAGTGTAGCTACCAAAGAGTTGACCAAATCTTTTGGATGGGACACTTATGATTCTTTCATGCAGCATGATGTGCAAGAGCTCAATAGAGTTCTTTGCGAAAAACTTGAAGACAAGATGAAG GGGACTGTTGTGGAAGGAACCATTGAACAACTATTTGAGGGTCACCACATTAATTACATTGAGTGCATTAATGTTGACTATAAATCTAACAGAAAAGAGTCCTTTTACG ATTTACAACTTGATGTCAAAGGCTGTCGTGATGTTTATGCATCATTTGATAAATATGTTGAGGTGGAGAGTCTAGATGGTGATAACAAATATCAGGCGGAGCAACATGGCTTACAG GATGCAAAAAAGGGTGTTCTCTTCCTTGATTTTCCTCCTGTCTTGCAACTTCAACTGAAGCGTTTTGAATATGATTATATGCGAGATACAATGGTTAAG ATTAATGACCGTTATGAGTTCCCGCTACAACTTGACCTTGATAGGGATGATGGGAAGTATCTTACTCCAGATGCAGATAGAAGTATTAGAAACCTTTACACTCTGCACAG TGTTCTTGTTCATAGTGGAGGAGTACATGGTGGTCACTACTATGCTTTCATACGACCAACACTCTCGGATCAGTG GTATAAATTTGATGATGAGAGAGTAACGAAAGAAGACACTAAAAAAGCGCTTGAAGAGCAgtacggcggcgaggaagag TTGCCTCAAGTAAACCCTGGTTTCAATAACACCCCATTTAAGTTCACTAAGTATTCAAATGCCTACATGCTTGTATATATTCGTGAGAGCGACAAGGAGAAAATAATGTGTAACGTTGATGAGAAGGACATTGCTGAGCATTTGAGG ATAAGGTTGaagaaagaacaagaagagaaagaacataagaagaaggaaaaagctGAAGCTCACCTCTACACTATCATAAAG GTTGCTCGAGATGAAGATTTGAAGGAGCAAATtgggaaaaatatatattttgatcTGGTGGACCATGAAAAAGTCCGTAGCTTCCGTATACAGAAACAATTGCCATTCACTTCATTCAAG GAGGAAGTTGCAAAGGAATATGGAATTCCTGTACAGTCTCAACGCTTCTGGTTGTGGGCAAAGAGGCAAAACCATACATACCGGCCCAATCGTCCGCTGGCACCTCATGAAGAAACACAATCA GTGGGGCAACTTAGGGAGGTCTCAAACAAGGCACACAACGCTGAGTTGAAGCTATTTCTAGAAGTAGAGCTAGGGCTG GATTTGCGTCCAATTCGTCCTCCCGAGAAGAGCAAGGAAGATATTCTACTTTTCTTCAAGCTTTACAACCCTGAAAAGGAAGAGCTTCG TTTTGTTGGTAGGCTTTTTGTGAAGGCATTAGGAAAGCCATCTGATATCCTGACAAAATTAAATGAAATGGCTGGATTTTCCCCAAACGAAGAAATTGAGCTATATGAG GAAATTAAGTTTGAGCCACATGTGATGTGTGAACATATTGACAAGAAACTTACTTTCCGTTCTAGTCAG CTTGAAGATGGGGACATAATATGTTTCCAAAAGCCATCTGTACCAGATGCTGATACTCAATTGCGATATGCAGAAGTTCCTTCTTTCCTGGAGTATGTTCATAATAGGCAG GTTGTGCACTTTCGGTGTCTGGAGAAGCCGAAGGAAGATGATTTTTGTTTAGAATT GTCAAAGCTTCATACTTATGATGATGTTGTTGAGAGAGTTGCAAGTCAACTCAGCTTGGATGATCCATCGAAAATTCGGCTTACATCTCACAATTGCTATTCTCAGCAACCTAAACCGCAACCCATCAGATATCGTGGAGTAGAGCATCTATTGGATATGCTTGTCCATTATAATCAG ACTTCTGACATATTGTATTATGAGGTTCTGGACATTCCACTGCCAGAATTGCAGTGTTTGAAAACACTTAAAGTTGCATTTCACCATGCAACGAAAGAAGAG GTTGTAATTCATAGCATAAGGCTTCCAAAAAACAGCACCATCAGCGATGTGATAACTGACTTGAAAACAAAG GTTGAACTATCGAATACTGATGCTGAGCTCCGATTGCTTGAAGTTTTCTACCACAAGATTTATAAG ATATTTCCACTTCAGGAGAAGATAGAGAACATAAATGATCAGTATTGGACACTACGTGCTGAGGAG ATTCctgaggaggagaagaatcTCGCTCCACATGATCGGTTAATTCATGTCTATCATTTCATGAAAGATCCTAATCAGAACCAG CAGATTCAGAATTTCGGAGATCCCTTTTTACTGGTTATTCGTGAAGGCGAGACTGCATCAGAGGTAATGGAGCGTGTGCGAAGAAAACTCCGAGTTCTGGATGAGGAATTCTCAAAG TGGAAGCTTGCGTTCATATCCATGAATCGTCCGGAATACATCCAGGATACTGATGTTGTATCTGCACGGTTTCAG AGGAGAGATGTTTACGGAGCTTGGGAACAATACCTTGGCTTGGAGCACACTGATACAACACCAAAAAGGTCTTACACAGCCAATCAG